A window of the Persephonella sp. genome harbors these coding sequences:
- a CDS encoding APC family permease, whose amino-acid sequence MRKIGFWEAYSIGVGGMIGGGIFAVLGLTILLAKGAAPVAFIFAGIIALLTSYSYAKLSVRYPSEGGTVEYLVRAFGNNIFTAYLNTLLLASYVIMLSLYSYAFGSYASALFLGHEVELAKKLFIVFVIIFFTVINALGAYISGKAEDVMVFMKVGILLFFSALGFLTGDFSKLSPEHWESILKIMTGGLIIFLAYEGFELIANTAQDIEDPERTLPKAFYAAVTTVIFIYVLVSAVAVANLTYEQVQKYQDYALAVAAKPFLGQAGFVLIGIAALLSTASAINATLYGSARVSYLVAKFGALPKNITKNVWKHATEGLFILAVLTIIFATTFNLENISIAGSLGFLIIFAGVNLANVKLAYYTDSNRLISLIAFLLCVISIVVLIGYNLKTNPDALSSSIVILVLTLLFEITYRFFTKVRLQEYIDWRLKEGENLIKIYEKILPEISKKIKEKYDRPEIYLTGKLVEKGKEKAGHINLVVITDKKIKNETEEENKIKTLLNLAKHHPVHIKFLRKEEKEKLPKTAKKIG is encoded by the coding sequence ATGAGGAAAATAGGTTTCTGGGAAGCTTACTCAATAGGTGTTGGTGGTATGATAGGTGGCGGAATCTTTGCCGTTCTTGGTTTGACTATTCTACTTGCTAAAGGAGCCGCACCTGTTGCTTTTATATTTGCAGGAATAATAGCCCTTTTGACATCTTATTCTTATGCAAAATTATCAGTTAGATATCCATCTGAGGGTGGAACTGTTGAATATTTAGTGAGAGCCTTTGGGAATAATATTTTTACAGCATATCTCAACACCCTATTACTTGCCAGTTATGTAATTATGCTTTCCCTTTATTCTTATGCATTTGGCAGCTATGCCTCTGCCTTATTTTTAGGTCATGAAGTAGAACTGGCCAAAAAATTATTTATTGTTTTTGTAATTATTTTCTTTACTGTAATAAATGCACTTGGGGCTTACATAAGTGGAAAAGCTGAAGATGTTATGGTTTTTATGAAGGTTGGAATTCTTCTATTTTTCTCTGCCCTTGGATTTTTAACAGGAGATTTTTCAAAACTTTCCCCTGAACACTGGGAAAGCATACTTAAAATAATGACAGGTGGTCTTATCATATTTCTTGCTTATGAAGGCTTTGAGCTTATTGCAAATACAGCACAGGATATAGAAGATCCAGAGAGAACTCTTCCTAAAGCCTTTTATGCTGCTGTTACCACTGTTATTTTTATATATGTTCTTGTTTCTGCTGTAGCTGTAGCAAATCTGACTTATGAACAAGTTCAAAAATATCAGGATTATGCCCTTGCTGTAGCTGCAAAACCATTTTTAGGACAGGCCGGATTTGTTCTTATTGGAATTGCTGCTCTCTTATCAACTGCATCTGCTATAAATGCTACTCTTTACGGAAGTGCAAGGGTTAGCTATCTGGTAGCAAAATTCGGAGCACTTCCTAAAAACATAACTAAAAATGTATGGAAACATGCAACAGAAGGACTTTTTATACTTGCTGTTTTAACAATCATATTTGCCACAACATTTAATCTGGAAAATATATCCATTGCAGGTAGTCTGGGATTCTTAATCATATTTGCAGGAGTAAATCTTGCAAATGTAAAACTTGCCTATTATACAGATTCAAATAGATTGATATCTCTAATAGCATTTTTATTATGTGTGATATCTATTGTTGTTCTAATTGGATATAATCTCAAAACAAATCCTGATGCCCTTAGCTCATCTATTGTAATTCTTGTATTAACTCTTTTATTTGAGATTACATACAGATTTTTTACAAAAGTTCGATTACAGGAGTATATAGATTGGAGACTAAAAGAAGGAGAAAATTTAATTAAGATTTATGAAAAAATACTTCCTGAAATAAGTAAAAAAATAAAAGAAAAATATGATCGTCCAGAGATATACCTAACAGGTAAACTTGTCGAAAAAGGTAAGGAAAAAGCAGGACATATAAATTTAGTTGTTATTACCGATAAAAAGATAAAAAATGAAACAGAAGAAGAAAACAAAATAAAAACATTGCTTAATTTGGCAAAACATCATCCAGTTCATATAAAATTTTTGAGGAAAGAGGAAAAGGAGAAATTACCGAAAACTGCTAAAAAAATAGGTTAA
- a CDS encoding Nramp family divalent metal transporter has product MANNRIKQEIKKFGPGIITGGAGDDPAGILTYTIVGATTGFSQLWLMLLSTPMMIAVQDTAAKLALATGKSLPEILNTYYSKKFTYFIVLSLAIANILTIGADLEAIAAIFEIITGIKAIYLLIPITLLIAYLVIFKAYKTVKKVLIFLTSLLAVYIISAILAKPDLEQLLINTFIPHIKPNLAFILAALGLLGTTISPYMIFWQASEEKEEHATVSQAKVMEADTALGMIYSNVIAYAIIVSSAVMLFGHKEIQTIADAALALKPAAGEYAFLLFSIGVIVSGFLAIPVLAGSTAYAVADTFGWREGMDNRVSDAKGFYLVFLGSLFVGDLINLTGVSAVDALYYSQIFDGILLPILSGLLFILGNNKKVLGNYINSKFNNLFLILTFLISVIATIYLFYSLIKG; this is encoded by the coding sequence GTGGCTAATAATAGAATAAAACAAGAAATCAAAAAATTTGGTCCCGGAATAATAACCGGTGGGGCCGGAGATGACCCTGCCGGTATTCTCACATATACCATTGTTGGAGCGACAACAGGATTTTCACAGTTATGGCTCATGCTTCTATCAACCCCAATGATGATTGCTGTCCAAGATACAGCTGCAAAACTTGCTCTTGCCACAGGAAAAAGTTTACCAGAAATTCTAAATACCTATTACTCAAAAAAGTTTACATATTTCATAGTTCTAAGCCTTGCTATAGCCAATATCTTGACTATAGGAGCAGATTTAGAAGCTATAGCCGCAATATTTGAAATTATTACAGGAATAAAAGCTATATATTTACTCATTCCCATAACTCTATTAATTGCATATCTGGTAATATTTAAAGCCTATAAAACAGTCAAAAAAGTTCTTATATTTCTTACATCATTACTTGCAGTTTATATAATTTCTGCTATTCTTGCAAAACCCGATTTAGAGCAACTACTAATTAACACATTTATTCCCCATATCAAACCTAACTTAGCCTTTATTCTTGCTGCTCTTGGACTTTTAGGAACGACAATTTCCCCTTATATGATTTTTTGGCAGGCTTCAGAAGAAAAAGAAGAACATGCAACAGTATCCCAGGCAAAAGTTATGGAAGCAGATACAGCACTTGGAATGATTTATTCAAATGTGATTGCTTATGCGATTATAGTTTCTTCTGCAGTTATGCTATTTGGTCACAAAGAGATTCAGACCATAGCCGATGCAGCCCTTGCACTGAAACCTGCGGCAGGGGAATATGCATTTCTATTATTTAGTATAGGGGTAATAGTATCAGGATTTTTGGCAATTCCTGTTCTTGCAGGTTCAACTGCCTATGCAGTGGCAGATACATTTGGCTGGCGTGAAGGGATGGATAATAGAGTGAGTGATGCAAAAGGTTTTTATCTGGTATTTTTAGGTTCATTATTTGTTGGAGATTTAATAAATCTGACAGGTGTATCAGCAGTAGATGCCTTATACTACAGCCAGATATTTGATGGAATATTACTGCCTATACTGAGTGGTTTACTTTTTATACTGGGAAACAATAAAAAAGTTTTAGGGAATTATATAAACAGCAAATTCAACAATCTATTTTTAATATTAACTTTTTTAATTTCTGTGATCGCAACTATATACTTGTTTTACAGTCTTATAAAGGGGTAA